The sequence GACGCCGAGGCCGCCGTGGGCACCGGTGTGGAGCTTGCCGAGGTCGTAGCCGGCGACGTTCTTGACCACTTTTCCGCCGGAGCGGGCGACGGTTCCGTCGGCGAGCACCACGGTGACGCCGATCAGCAGGTCGCGCACGGTGCCGTAGCGCAGCCGGCGCGGCCCGGAGGCGTTGGCGGCCACGACGCCGCCCAGCGTGGCGCCCTCCTCAGGCGGGTCGAGGGCCAGCATCTGCCCGTGCGCGGCGAGTTGGCGTTGCAAGGCGGCCAGCGGCACGCCCGCCTCCGCGACGACCACCAGGTCCCCGGGGGCGTACTCGGTGATCCGGTCCAGCGCGCTGGTGCGCAGCAGCAGGTCGCAGGAGGTGGCGGGCGCGGCCCATCCGGTCTTGGTGCCGGCGCCAACGGGGACGAGGGTGCCGCTGGTGGACCGCAGCAGGTCGGCCAGCTCACCGACGGAGCCGGGCTGGGTCGAGGCAGGCCGGGCCGAGCCGGGCTGGGTCGAGCCGGGCTGGGTCGAGGCAGGCGCGGCGGAACCCGGGTCCCACGACCCCGGCTCACCCGAACTCGGCTCACCCGAACTCGGCTCACGCGAACTCGGCTCACCCGAGCCCGCCAGGTCCGAACTCGGCTCGCCCGAACTCCCCCCGCCCGAACTCCCCCCGCCCGAACTCGACCCACCTGGGCCCGGCTCACCCGAAAACGGCTCACCCGCAGCGGAATTGGCCCCGCTCACCTCAGAACACCTCGCCCAGCGCCGCGTCACGGCCCTCGTCCTCGGCCGCCGTCCGTACCCCCGGCCGTTCCCCGCACAGCCGCGGGGTGGGGAACTGCTTGCCGGGATTGGCCAGCCCGGCCGGGTCGAAGGCGCAGCGCAGCCGGTGCATGGTGTCGAGGTCGTCCGCGCTGAACTGTGTGGTCATCTTGGACTTCTTCTCCACCCCGACGCCGTGCTCGCCGGTGATCGACCCGCCGGAGGCCACGCACAGGTCGAGGATGGCGAACCCTAGCTGCTCGGCGGCGTGTGCGGCGCCCTCGACCTTGTCGTCGAAGAGGATCAGCGGGTGCAGGTTCCCGTCGCCGGCATGGAAGACGTTCGCCACGCGGATGCCCGCCGCGTCCGCCAACCTCCTCACCTCGTCGAGGACTTCGGGGAGCTTGGTGCGCGGGATCACGCCGTCCTGCACGTAGTACGCGGGACTGATCCGGCCGACCGCGGCGAACGCGGACTTGCGGCCCTTCCACATCAGCGCGCGTTCCTCCGCGTCCCGGGCGATGCGGGTCTCGAAGGCGTGCCGGGCGGTGGCGATCCGTTCGACCTGGCGGAACTGCTCGTCCACCTCCACCCGGGGGCCGTCGAGTTCGATGACGAGGACGGCGACCGCGCCGCGCGGATAACCGCAGCGCACCGCCGCCTCGGCGGCCTCGATCGCGAGGGCGTCCATCATCTCCACGGCCGCCGGCAGGATGCCCTCGGCGATGATGTCGCTGACGGTGCCGGCCGCGTCCGCGACGCTGTGGAAGCCGACCAGCATGGTCTGCACCGACTCCGGCGCCTGGACGGTGCGGACGGTGACCTCGGTCGCGATACCGAGGGTGCCCTCACTGCCGACGAAGGCGCCCAGCAGATCGAAGCCGGGGTGCTCGGGGGCGGTGCCGCCGAGGTGCACCACCTCCCCGTCGGGCAGCACCACTTCGGCGCCCATGACGTGGTTGACGGTGAAGCCGTACTTCAGGCAGTGCGCGCCCCCGGCGTTCTCCGCGACGTTGCCGCCGATCGAGCAGACCTGCTGGGAGGACGGATCGGGCGCGTACGCCTGGCCGTACGGCGCGGCCTCGCGGGTCACCCACAGGTTGATCACGCCGGGTTCGACCACCACCCGGGCGTTGTCGGGGTCGACGGAGCGTACGGCCCGCAGCCGGGAGAGCACGATGAGGACGCCGTCGGCCACCGGCACCGCGCCCCCGGACAGCCCGGTGCCCGAGCCGCGTGCGACGAACGGCACGCCCGCCTCGGCGCACAGCCGTACCGCCGCGACGACGTCCTCGCGCCGCTCGGCGAGCACCACGACCGAGGGACGGACCCGTACGGTGGCCAGCCCGTCGCATTCGTAGGTGCGCAGTTGGGCGGGGTCGGTCAGCACCTTCGCGGCGCCGACGGCGGCACGGAGCCGGCCGGCGAGCCCGCTCGCCCGCGCGGCGCTCGATGCGCCCGCCGGGTGCGGGAGGGCGGCGTGGACGGTCCAGCGAGTTGACGACACGGATTCCACCAGTCGGTAGGTTCCTATCGAATGGTGGAAACGATGCGCGTGCCGTCGTCGGCATGTCAAGACCACCGCGCCCGCGGACCCTCCCCTCACACCCGAGCGGCGGCGCCTGTCCGGCAGGCGCGACCGGCCGCGCTGCGCGGGGGCGACCGCGGCGGAACGGGCCGTTCGTACGATGCGAGGGCCGGCCGTACCCGAGGGGGGACCCGCGTCCGCGACCGCGCCCTGCCCACGGCCGCGCCCCCGCCGCGCCTCCGTGGACGCGGCTGCGGCAGAGGTCACTTGAGGCTCTGGGCCGCCAGTGCGTAGTCCTGCGCCTGGGCGGGGGTGAGCACTTGGGAAACGCGGATCAGCGAGGTGCCGACGTAGTAGTGGTACTCGCCGGCGCTCGCGGAGCCCTGGGCCCCGGTCTCGATCGCCTTGGCGCGGGCGTGCGCCTGCGCGGAGGTCGCGAACGTCTCGACGCTGCCGCCGCGCACGATCGCGTCGGACTTGGTGCCCTCGACATCGGCGGGCTGGACCCGGGAGTCGGAGAACGCCACCTTGGACAGGTAGCCGTGTGTCTTGCCGAGCAGGTGGTCCGGGTCGGTCGCCGCCGTGTAGACGACCGTCGTCGTCATGGTGGACACGCTCTGCTCCAGCGTCGACGCGACCTGCTCCGCCGACGTCAGCCCGACCGCGACCGGCTGCTGCGACGTCGCCGCCGTGCTCCCCCCGCCGCCACCCGACGAGCACCCCGTGAGCAGCACGCAGGCGGCGATCACCGCCACGGCAGCGCAGGTACCGGTGGTGCGGAAGGTGGTGCGGATGCGCATGTTTCCCCCAGATCGGGACGCGAGGGGCACACCGTAACGCCGCCGTTCCGGTTTCCGGGAGCCCCGGGAAGGCATCCGGTCAGTCAAGACCTGATAACGGGCACGGCAGCTCCCGCTGGTCCCGCCGTCGATCAGCCGCGCAGGGGTGCGGCCAGCGCCTTGCGGAGCCGAGCGCGAGCGAGCAGCCTGCGGGTCTCGCGCTTGCCGGGCTCGTGGTAGATCACGAAGTCGTCGAACCGGTGCACGCCGGGCCGGTCGGCGACGGAGACGGCCGCGTCGCGCACCGCGACGAGTTGCCCGACGGTCATCGCGAGAGCCCGCTCGTCCGGCTGGAAGGTGGCGCCGAGCGGGTAGTCGCGGCCGGGTCGGCGCTTCATCTCGACGTGGCAGCCCACCACATGGCTGATCCGACGCGCCTGGGCGAACTCCACCATCCGCCGCACCGTCGCGAGGAAGGCCGGGAAGTCGGCGACATAGAGCCGGCCCGGGAGAACGGTGTCACCGGTGAACAGGATGCCGGTCCAGCGGTCGTGGAAGGTGACGGACGACTCGTGGTGGCCGGGCGTGCCCAGCACGTCGAGCACGCGGCCACCCAGGTCGAAGTCGACCTGCCCGGTGGGCCAGCTCTCTCCGAAGCCGAAGAAGTCCCGTACCGCGTCCGCCTCCTTCGGCACCACCCTGGTCGCCGGGCGGTCGGCGAACTGGGAGTCCCCGGCCACATGGTCGCCGTGCGCATGGGTGTGTGCCACCACCAGTTCGTACCCCTCGCGCGGGTGCGCGGCCAGCCACTCGTCGATCAGCCCGTCCACGGTCGCGCGCAGCGGGAACAGCTCCGGGTCCGCGGTGGCGCCGGAGTCCAGCAGCAGCGCCCGCTCGTTGCCGAAGAGGAGGA comes from Streptomyces sp. NBC_00448 and encodes:
- a CDS encoding FAD-binding oxidoreductase, which produces MSGANSAAGEPFSGEPGPGGSSSGGGSSGGGSSGEPSSDLAGSGEPSSREPSSGEPSSGEPGSWDPGSAAPASTQPGSTQPGSARPASTQPGSVGELADLLRSTSGTLVPVGAGTKTGWAAPATSCDLLLRTSALDRITEYAPGDLVVVAEAGVPLAALQRQLAAHGQMLALDPPEEGATLGGVVAANASGPRRLRYGTVRDLLIGVTVVLADGTVARSGGKVVKNVAGYDLGKLHTGAHGGLGVIASTTWRLHPLPPAAATVTARLDGSARAGRLAALVARSTLTPTALELCWRRGASATTGELVALFESIPASVHDQATRCAELLAGEAGGLAVEVGDAPPAWFGARPTGPLVLRLAFAPAALPHVLDALPPGASGTASAAVGVAYAAVPAATDLAALRAAVAPYDGSAVVLAADPALRPALDHWGPPGDAFTLMTRVKDRFDPARRLSPGRLLGGL
- a CDS encoding MBL fold metallo-hydrolase gives rise to the protein MATTGDTDIDFETAAPVAGTLDVDWIHGVRTRWQREPHIQVHRYDEHTLVLRQSKAVNYEAPFVFLLFGNERALLLDSGATADPELFPLRATVDGLIDEWLAAHPREGYELVVAHTHAHGDHVAGDSQFADRPATRVVPKEADAVRDFFGFGESWPTGQVDFDLGGRVLDVLGTPGHHESSVTFHDRWTGILFTGDTVLPGRLYVADFPAFLATVRRMVEFAQARRISHVVGCHVEMKRRPGRDYPLGATFQPDERALAMTVGQLVAVRDAAVSVADRPGVHRFDDFVIYHEPGKRETRRLLARARLRKALAAPLRG
- a CDS encoding FAD-linked oxidase C-terminal domain-containing protein, which gives rise to MSSTRWTVHAALPHPAGASSAARASGLAGRLRAAVGAAKVLTDPAQLRTYECDGLATVRVRPSVVVLAERREDVVAAVRLCAEAGVPFVARGSGTGLSGGAVPVADGVLIVLSRLRAVRSVDPDNARVVVEPGVINLWVTREAAPYGQAYAPDPSSQQVCSIGGNVAENAGGAHCLKYGFTVNHVMGAEVVLPDGEVVHLGGTAPEHPGFDLLGAFVGSEGTLGIATEVTVRTVQAPESVQTMLVGFHSVADAAGTVSDIIAEGILPAAVEMMDALAIEAAEAAVRCGYPRGAVAVLVIELDGPRVEVDEQFRQVERIATARHAFETRIARDAEERALMWKGRKSAFAAVGRISPAYYVQDGVIPRTKLPEVLDEVRRLADAAGIRVANVFHAGDGNLHPLILFDDKVEGAAHAAEQLGFAILDLCVASGGSITGEHGVGVEKKSKMTTQFSADDLDTMHRLRCAFDPAGLANPGKQFPTPRLCGERPGVRTAAEDEGRDAALGEVF